In the genome of Dehalococcoidia bacterium, one region contains:
- a CDS encoding putative sulfate exporter family transporter, producing MPSNWLKILPGLGFFALVSLCIVLINEGISASFIDPLVIALFFGILFRNLFPKIRWHRAGTQFSAKYVLEFSIAILGASIAFQEVLKSTPQLFALIFIGVTASMLLAYFVGHVVLKLSSNLAILIGASNSICGNSAAVVIAPIIRASSAELTSAIAISGILGAAQIVILPLLAPALGLSDYHYGVVAGMAVYAVAQVYAASAVVSSTSASVATFVKLTRVLLLVPLVVIIELILSKKNMAAQKQQLEMELDEGGIKATFKSITLQRYIPWFVFGFLLLGTLRSVGIIDENLGYQIRDVSRYTFLVAMIAIGTSVNIRDIIHVGLRVATTIAVVLSFMVAISVIWGSYL from the coding sequence TTGCCCAGCAATTGGCTAAAGATATTGCCTGGGCTCGGATTTTTCGCGCTCGTTTCTCTCTGCATAGTCCTGATTAATGAAGGAATTTCTGCAAGCTTCATTGATCCTCTGGTTATCGCTTTATTTTTTGGGATTCTATTCAGGAATTTATTTCCCAAAATCCGATGGCACAGAGCCGGTACGCAATTTTCTGCAAAATACGTCCTCGAATTTTCAATTGCTATTCTTGGGGCAAGCATTGCATTCCAAGAGGTACTTAAGTCGACTCCACAACTTTTTGCTTTAATTTTTATAGGCGTTACAGCCAGCATGCTCCTCGCCTATTTCGTCGGACATGTAGTACTAAAGCTAAGCTCCAATTTGGCAATATTAATAGGGGCAAGTAATTCAATATGCGGAAATTCCGCAGCCGTTGTAATAGCGCCTATCATAAGAGCAAGCTCTGCAGAGTTAACCTCAGCTATAGCCATCAGCGGGATACTTGGTGCTGCACAAATTGTAATCTTGCCCTTACTTGCCCCAGCTTTAGGACTAAGCGATTACCATTACGGAGTAGTTGCTGGCATGGCAGTGTATGCGGTTGCGCAGGTGTATGCGGCGTCTGCAGTGGTCAGTAGCACCTCAGCCTCAGTTGCAACATTCGTAAAGCTCACCAGGGTTTTATTACTTGTTCCTTTAGTCGTAATTATTGAGTTAATTCTGTCGAAAAAGAATATGGCTGCACAGAAGCAGCAATTAGAAATGGAACTTGACGAAGGGGGGATAAAAGCTACCTTCAAAAGCATCACTTTACAGCGATATATTCCCTGGTTTGTATTTGGTTTCCTACTATTAGGGACCTTACGGTCGGTTGGAATAATTGACGAAAACCTTGGGTATCAAATAAGAGACGTATCCCGCTATACTTTCCTTGTAGCAATGATTGCGATTGGTACCAGTGTAAATATCAGAGACATAATTCATGTGGGTTTACGTGTCGCGACAACTATAGCTGTCGTACTGTCATTCATGGTCGCAATCAGTGTTATCTGGGGCAGTTATTTATGA
- a CDS encoding ankyrin repeat domain-containing protein, with protein MMLLSSRYQSMRLVLIAALGLLLYSACADASFEPPKVSLLDAIAQEDMANVRLHMEAGTNPNKSFMPKGFPFEGASALHLAVLMDNSEMLSLLISGGADINIKSKDSYKSTPLIWAGYWGKVNSARTLIQEGADLKKSDILGTDVYAVLKVKNIFVPDSEIPDLNKKRTEIYNLLP; from the coding sequence ATGATGTTACTTTCATCCAGATATCAATCAATGCGCTTAGTTTTAATAGCAGCCTTAGGGTTACTTCTTTACTCTGCCTGCGCAGACGCAAGCTTCGAGCCTCCAAAAGTCTCTCTACTGGACGCGATTGCACAAGAAGACATGGCAAATGTACGCCTGCATATGGAAGCAGGGACCAACCCAAACAAATCATTCATGCCTAAAGGTTTCCCTTTTGAAGGAGCGTCTGCCCTGCATTTAGCCGTATTAATGGACAATTCTGAAATGCTTTCATTACTAATAAGTGGTGGAGCAGATATAAATATTAAGTCGAAAGATTCCTACAAATCCACACCGCTAATATGGGCAGGGTATTGGGGTAAAGTCAACAGCGCAAGAACCCTTATTCAAGAGGGAGCTGACCTTAAAAAAAGTGATATTTTGGGTACTGATGTGTATGCTGTACTTAAGGTTAAAAATATTTTTGTACCGGACAGTGAAATCCCAGATTTAAACAAAAAACGTACAGAAATATACAACCTATTACCATAG
- a CDS encoding peroxiredoxin has translation MLKINSLAPDFTATLSSGEQFTLSENKGTNIILYFYPRAFTYGCTIETKSFGDAYEEIKSLNGIVVGISADEVGTLDQFATSCYSPFELASDSTGEIRKLYDVQRKFNLGTSRVTYVIDTNGVIQNVIHNEVLMNIHVTASLKALRELDTGTIKA, from the coding sequence ATGCTAAAGATTAATTCCCTCGCTCCGGATTTCACTGCAACATTAAGCTCAGGTGAGCAGTTCACTCTATCGGAAAATAAAGGAACCAATATAATCCTGTATTTTTACCCTAGGGCGTTTACCTATGGCTGCACCATTGAAACAAAAAGCTTTGGGGATGCCTATGAGGAAATTAAATCACTCAATGGCATAGTAGTAGGAATTAGTGCTGATGAAGTTGGTACGCTAGATCAATTTGCTACGTCGTGCTACTCCCCCTTTGAGCTAGCTAGTGATTCCACAGGGGAAATCCGCAAACTATATGACGTGCAACGTAAATTTAATTTAGGAACTTCGCGAGTAACATATGTAATTGATACTAACGGAGTCATACAAAATGTGATTCACAATGAGGTTCTTATGAATATTCATGTGACTGCGTCATTGAAAGCACTCAGGGAACTTGATACTGGTACAATCAAAGCATGA
- a CDS encoding MogA/MoaB family molybdenum cofactor biosynthesis protein, giving the protein MSYTAAILTCSDAGASGDRKDTSADAIHGHLSSAGYAVNKYLIVPDDKNIITNTLVTWVDQGDIDLIITTGGTGFSDRDITPEATVSIIERHAAGIAELLRSNGLKNTPMAALSRGVAGTRNKTLIINLPGSPKGVNEGMEILLPILPHALGQLTGKNRGH; this is encoded by the coding sequence ATGAGTTACACAGCGGCAATACTTACCTGTAGCGACGCAGGTGCTAGCGGAGATCGCAAAGATACCAGTGCAGATGCAATACATGGCCATTTAAGCTCTGCAGGATATGCGGTTAATAAATATCTCATCGTACCTGATGATAAAAATATAATTACCAATACTCTGGTTACTTGGGTAGACCAAGGTGATATTGATTTAATTATTACAACGGGCGGTACTGGGTTTTCAGACAGAGATATTACTCCGGAAGCCACCGTTTCCATTATTGAGCGTCATGCTGCAGGGATTGCTGAGCTACTACGTTCCAATGGTCTTAAAAATACACCAATGGCTGCTTTGAGTCGTGGTGTTGCAGGAACACGAAACAAAACTTTAATTATTAATTTACCTGGTAGCCCTAAAGGTGTTAACGAAGGAATGGAAATTCTTTTGCCAATATTGCCGCATGCCTTAGGGCAGCTTACGGGGAAAAACCGCGGGCACTGA
- the trmD gene encoding tRNA (guanosine(37)-N1)-methyltransferase TrmD, with the protein MLKIDVLSTFPEIFQSTLHVGIVGRALDKKLAEVITHDLRDYAVGNHKSTDDSPFGGGPGMVMRPEPIYAALNSLGLQPGTPVIALSAQGKLFNQREAERLAQNDRVVLLCGRYEGIDERVLQNYITEEISVGDYVVSGGEIPAMLLIDSLIRLLPGALGHGENAISDDSHTSGILQFPQYTRPAVFQGLKVPDILLSGDHNAIAQWRRNEALKRTLERRPELLNSARLDENDKKNLGAIYKEKGII; encoded by the coding sequence ATGCTTAAGATTGACGTCTTATCCACATTCCCTGAAATATTCCAATCTACACTTCATGTAGGCATTGTAGGGCGGGCGTTAGATAAAAAGTTAGCAGAAGTTATTACCCATGATTTGCGCGACTATGCTGTTGGTAATCATAAAAGTACAGATGATTCTCCGTTCGGCGGTGGACCCGGCATGGTCATGCGCCCCGAGCCAATTTATGCTGCCCTTAATTCACTCGGCCTCCAGCCAGGAACACCAGTCATTGCCCTCAGTGCGCAAGGAAAATTATTCAATCAAAGAGAAGCTGAGCGATTAGCACAAAATGATCGCGTTGTCCTCTTATGTGGAAGATACGAAGGGATTGATGAGAGAGTTTTGCAAAATTATATTACTGAAGAAATAAGCGTCGGTGACTATGTCGTTAGTGGTGGTGAAATACCTGCCATGCTTCTAATTGATTCATTAATCAGGCTTTTACCTGGTGCACTAGGACATGGCGAGAATGCGATATCTGACGATTCGCATACCTCCGGTATTTTGCAATTCCCGCAGTACACACGACCAGCTGTGTTTCAGGGACTTAAAGTCCCCGATATATTACTTTCTGGCGATCACAATGCCATAGCTCAATGGCGAAGGAATGAGGCGCTCAAGAGAACCCTCGAGCGGAGACCAGAGCTGCTTAATTCCGCGAGGCTCGACGAGAATGATAAGAAAAATTTAGGCGCGATTTATAAGGAAAAAGGTATTATCTAA
- a CDS encoding MBL fold metallo-hydrolase, with the protein MAKSSKPYARLLRVSTTRIDGGSLFGATPKENWEKFVSPDRQNRIAIGNFSMLIDHADGWILVNAGPGDKAPLSLDVAPMRSRSSLIRELKEIGLMAKDIATVIYTHMHDEHVGGGTHMTSSGRVLPTFPNARYIVHKDALEQAMHPSERSRHLYRPDDHEPLLENDQMEIVSGTTEVCEGVWVEPAVGPTPGHQIVICQNGQSTYAFLGSLVPTSMHLWAGVNCATDWNPEATARTKNEMKRQANVENWSVAPVGSDTWVAASELEGLAAFSIGQTQIPSKKKQRAKEAITSDSLLVRRSSSSPISVR; encoded by the coding sequence ATGGCTAAATCAAGCAAACCGTATGCCCGCCTTCTTCGAGTTAGTACCACTCGAATAGATGGTGGAAGTTTGTTCGGTGCCACTCCCAAAGAAAACTGGGAAAAGTTCGTTTCTCCTGATCGTCAGAACAGAATAGCTATTGGTAACTTCAGCATGTTAATTGACCATGCGGATGGATGGATATTGGTTAATGCAGGACCTGGAGACAAAGCACCTTTGTCTTTGGATGTTGCTCCGATGAGAAGCCGCTCTTCTCTTATTCGTGAATTAAAAGAAATAGGATTAATGGCGAAAGATATTGCCACTGTAATTTACACACACATGCATGACGAACACGTTGGTGGCGGTACCCATATGACTTCATCAGGCCGAGTTTTGCCAACATTCCCGAATGCTCGTTATATCGTCCATAAAGATGCATTAGAGCAGGCTATGCATCCCAGTGAACGGAGCCGGCACTTGTATCGCCCTGACGACCACGAGCCTTTACTCGAAAATGATCAAATGGAAATAGTTAGCGGAACTACTGAAGTATGTGAAGGTGTTTGGGTGGAACCAGCTGTTGGACCTACACCTGGGCACCAGATAGTGATTTGCCAAAACGGACAGTCGACGTATGCTTTTCTTGGATCCTTAGTCCCGACATCGATGCATCTATGGGCAGGAGTCAATTGCGCAACGGATTGGAACCCTGAAGCCACCGCAAGAACAAAAAACGAAATGAAAAGGCAAGCAAACGTTGAAAATTGGAGTGTTGCTCCTGTTGGGTCTGACACTTGGGTAGCCGCCTCTGAACTAGAAGGGCTCGCGGCTTTCAGCATTGGGCAAACACAAATTCCTTCGAAGAAGAAGCAACGCGCCAAGGAAGCAATTACTTCGGACTCACTGCTTGTACGCCGAAGCTCAAGCTCTCCAATTAGCGTTAGATAA
- a CDS encoding MFS transporter produces MKSVFNFLNVSSIANRTFDTLHNPVFRRVWSIGAFYYTYRATELAVLSWFVLELTDSELQVALIGVSRIAPMFLFGLVSGGLADRFTRHWLMRGVQSINFLAGVLMVIALYSGIATAIHAYAMIFITGTTWSIDYAARRALLGDLFEGKELTSATALDSGLVTGSNLIGPLLGTILIRFVDFGGAYVGISFMMASALLLVLSMRVNTPQAYSSKTQSVLSQVSSSIELMRTNRAVLGTVLLTASFNFFGWPYVQMVPVIARDILNTGEIQYGLLLSSLGFGAMIGALLIASIKPIHKGNVYSLGAALLMAAAIAYAWSPWYWLAIFWMFIAGIGLGGFAGMQPVLALEAVGSELRGRAMGAIVLGIGFQAPGMFVMGAIGEIIGPRESVTYVGGVGLVSIVILRQIFPALADKTKRLTDGTETSTHFKK; encoded by the coding sequence ATGAAAAGCGTTTTTAATTTCTTGAATGTCAGCTCTATAGCCAATCGTACATTTGATACTTTGCATAACCCTGTGTTCCGTCGCGTATGGAGCATCGGTGCCTTCTACTATACGTACAGGGCTACTGAACTAGCAGTGCTTTCATGGTTTGTCCTAGAATTAACCGATTCTGAACTACAAGTTGCGCTAATTGGTGTCAGCCGTATTGCTCCAATGTTCCTTTTCGGCCTTGTCTCCGGAGGGCTAGCTGATCGCTTCACCCGCCATTGGTTGATGAGAGGTGTCCAATCCATTAATTTCCTAGCAGGCGTACTTATGGTAATTGCGCTTTATTCAGGAATAGCCACCGCTATACATGCATACGCAATGATTTTTATAACTGGAACTACATGGTCGATTGACTACGCCGCGAGACGCGCCTTACTCGGGGATCTTTTTGAGGGTAAGGAGCTTACTAGTGCAACGGCATTAGATTCAGGCCTTGTAACAGGCTCAAACCTTATTGGCCCTCTTTTAGGAACAATCCTTATTAGGTTTGTTGATTTTGGCGGAGCATACGTAGGTATTTCATTCATGATGGCCAGCGCCTTATTACTTGTATTAAGCATGCGCGTTAACACTCCGCAGGCTTATTCATCAAAGACACAAAGCGTACTTTCCCAAGTCAGTAGCTCAATTGAACTAATGCGCACGAATCGAGCGGTGCTTGGAACGGTACTTCTGACTGCATCCTTCAATTTCTTTGGCTGGCCTTATGTGCAAATGGTTCCCGTAATCGCAAGAGATATTTTAAATACTGGAGAAATTCAATACGGCCTATTACTAAGCTCTCTTGGATTCGGAGCAATGATAGGCGCCTTGCTAATAGCATCAATCAAACCTATTCATAAGGGAAATGTGTACTCACTTGGGGCAGCGTTACTTATGGCTGCCGCTATTGCATATGCATGGTCACCCTGGTACTGGCTTGCAATTTTTTGGATGTTTATTGCAGGGATCGGGCTTGGAGGGTTTGCTGGAATGCAGCCGGTACTTGCGCTTGAGGCAGTTGGATCTGAGCTAAGAGGAAGGGCAATGGGTGCTATCGTCCTCGGTATCGGTTTTCAAGCGCCAGGTATGTTTGTCATGGGAGCAATAGGTGAAATAATTGGTCCCCGTGAAAGCGTTACATACGTGGGAGGCGTAGGGCTAGTTTCAATTGTAATCCTACGGCAGATATTCCCTGCATTGGCTGATAAAACTAAACGGCTTACTGATGGAACAGAAACTTCAACACATTTTAAAAAATAG
- a CDS encoding cyclopropane-fatty-acyl-phospholipid synthase family protein: MTSFPFSFIIPDSLAKKTFFSMVRNIKVGSLVIETADGSSVSYDGPINGTRATLIVRDDSFYKKVIFSGEIGFGEAYQSGICDSPDLVKLLQLALENRQSVNLNQGILKFISKLKNLRQHHSRANTVSQSKHNIHDHYDLGNDFFRLFLDESMTYSSAVFASAKQSLANAQQNKYKKMCEAAQISKKDHVLEIGTGWGGFAIFAAKTYGCKVTTITISNEQFNLARDRIKSAGLDKLITVKLIDYREITGTFSKIVSIEMFEAVGTEFFEVFFQKSFDSLKKNGLLAMQVITVRDENYEAQKNGVNWIQKYIFPGGVLPSVEEMGRVSSKVGLSLKQTSSIGPHYAKTLNTWRSKFWENIDAVHQQGYDEHFIKTWDYYLAACEAGFITGNTDDVHIVFQKA; this comes from the coding sequence ATGACCTCATTTCCATTCAGCTTCATAATCCCGGATTCTTTGGCTAAGAAAACCTTCTTCTCAATGGTTCGAAATATCAAAGTTGGAAGCCTTGTTATTGAAACTGCTGATGGTTCAAGTGTTTCATATGACGGGCCAATCAATGGGACTAGGGCAACATTGATTGTGCGTGACGATTCGTTCTATAAGAAAGTGATTTTTTCAGGTGAGATCGGCTTTGGCGAAGCATATCAGTCCGGAATTTGTGATTCGCCTGATCTCGTAAAATTGCTTCAGCTCGCACTAGAAAATCGGCAATCCGTTAATCTCAATCAAGGGATTTTAAAGTTTATCTCCAAATTGAAAAACTTGCGGCAACATCATTCAAGAGCGAACACTGTTTCACAAAGCAAGCATAACATTCATGATCATTACGACTTAGGGAATGATTTTTTCAGACTATTCCTTGACGAAAGCATGACCTATTCCAGTGCTGTTTTCGCATCTGCCAAACAATCATTAGCAAACGCTCAGCAAAATAAATATAAAAAAATGTGCGAAGCCGCGCAGATATCTAAAAAAGATCACGTGCTTGAAATAGGAACCGGATGGGGTGGATTTGCGATATTTGCAGCCAAAACATACGGCTGTAAAGTAACAACCATCACAATCTCCAATGAGCAATTCAATTTAGCGCGTGACCGTATTAAAAGCGCAGGCTTGGATAAATTGATAACTGTTAAGTTAATTGATTATCGGGAAATCACAGGTACTTTTAGTAAAATCGTTTCAATAGAAATGTTCGAAGCAGTTGGAACTGAGTTTTTTGAAGTTTTTTTCCAAAAAAGTTTTGACTCGCTTAAAAAGAATGGTTTACTGGCGATGCAGGTTATTACAGTACGTGATGAAAATTATGAAGCTCAAAAAAACGGCGTCAACTGGATACAAAAATATATTTTCCCAGGGGGAGTGTTACCTTCTGTCGAAGAGATGGGGCGTGTTTCCAGCAAAGTAGGGCTGTCCCTAAAGCAAACATCCTCTATTGGCCCTCATTACGCCAAAACTTTAAATACCTGGCGCTCCAAATTTTGGGAAAATATTGATGCAGTTCACCAACAAGGCTATGACGAACATTTTATTAAAACATGGGATTATTATCTCGCGGCTTGCGAAGCAGGCTTCATTACCGGTAATACTGACGATGTTCACATAGTTTTCCAAAAAGCATAA
- a CDS encoding ribonucleoside-diphosphate reductase subunit alpha, with translation MHVRKRHGGYETADVMKIVRAVERSSGGLENVDPLRVATRTISGLYDGATTQELDELSIRTAASLIAEEPEYSRLAARLLNVYIDKEVHNQDIHSFSQSVRMGHALGLMDDRVAEFVSENSRKLNNAIQEECSNLFEYFGVRTLYDRYLLKHPENRNSLETPQYFFLRVACGLAETPTEAISLYQLMSNLDYMPSSPTLFNSGTRHPQMSSCYLLDSPIDDLEAIYNKYTDIAKLSKFAGGIGVSFSRVRSQGSLIAGTNGQSNGIVPWLKTLDSSVAAVNQGGKRKGAACVYVETWHADIEDFLELKDNTGDEARRAHNLNLANWVPDLFMQRVEDDALWSLFDPKVTPELVDTFGEEFEKRFVEAESKHLYVKQLPARELYARMMRTLAQTGNGWMTFKDTSNKKSNQTLKQENVIHLSNLCTEILEVTNNDETAVCNLGSINLGHFVTHEGKFEFERLGDVARTAVLYLDRVVDINFYPTSSSAYSNNKWRPVGLGVMGLQDVLFKMRIPFDSQSARSLAGQIQEEIYFSALSTSCDLAEKYGPHETFKDSRASNGDLQFDFWGVEPTKKEWPTLKEKIKQFGLRNSLLIAIAPTATIASISGAYECIEPQVSNLFKRETLSGEFLQVNNYLVADLKKHGLWNEEIRNKIKVGDGSIQHIGEIPEDIRQLYQTAWELPQKALIDMAAARGPYIDQSQSLNLFMASPTIGKLSSMYSYAWKSGLKTTYYLRSRPATRILQTTTTTAASTPAKEYTDAEALACSLENPESCDACQ, from the coding sequence ATGCATGTGCGTAAGCGCCACGGTGGGTACGAGACTGCAGATGTAATGAAAATTGTTCGCGCTGTAGAACGTTCCAGCGGCGGATTAGAGAATGTTGATCCACTGCGCGTAGCTACACGTACAATTAGCGGTCTCTATGACGGTGCCACAACTCAAGAATTAGATGAACTTTCTATACGCACTGCGGCTTCATTGATAGCCGAAGAACCAGAATACTCGAGGTTAGCGGCTAGGCTACTCAACGTCTATATAGATAAAGAAGTACATAACCAGGACATTCACTCATTTTCCCAATCTGTGCGCATGGGCCATGCATTAGGATTGATGGACGATAGAGTAGCGGAGTTTGTGTCTGAAAATTCTCGTAAATTAAACAATGCAATTCAAGAAGAATGCAGTAATTTGTTTGAATATTTCGGCGTACGTACTCTGTATGATCGGTATCTGCTCAAGCACCCAGAGAACCGAAACTCATTAGAGACTCCTCAATACTTCTTTCTTCGCGTTGCTTGCGGCTTAGCCGAAACGCCAACTGAAGCTATTAGCCTTTACCAGCTCATGTCGAATTTAGACTACATGCCAAGTTCGCCTACTCTATTCAATTCAGGCACAAGGCATCCGCAAATGTCTTCTTGCTACCTGCTCGATTCGCCAATAGATGACCTGGAGGCCATCTACAACAAATACACAGATATCGCAAAGCTTTCTAAATTTGCTGGAGGCATTGGAGTCTCCTTTTCAAGGGTTCGTTCTCAAGGTTCACTTATAGCTGGAACCAATGGTCAATCAAATGGAATTGTGCCATGGCTAAAGACTTTAGATTCATCAGTTGCCGCTGTGAACCAAGGCGGCAAACGCAAAGGTGCAGCATGCGTTTATGTTGAAACATGGCATGCTGATATAGAAGACTTTTTAGAATTGAAGGACAATACAGGAGATGAAGCTAGGCGTGCACATAACCTAAATCTAGCAAATTGGGTGCCAGATTTATTTATGCAACGAGTCGAAGACGACGCTCTTTGGTCTCTTTTCGATCCAAAAGTTACTCCTGAGTTGGTAGATACTTTTGGCGAAGAATTTGAAAAACGATTCGTTGAAGCTGAATCAAAGCATTTATATGTAAAGCAGCTGCCTGCACGAGAGCTCTATGCGCGCATGATGCGTACTTTAGCTCAAACGGGTAATGGATGGATGACCTTCAAGGATACTTCTAATAAAAAATCCAATCAGACCTTAAAGCAAGAAAACGTAATACACCTCTCCAATCTCTGTACTGAAATATTAGAGGTGACTAATAACGATGAAACTGCAGTGTGTAATTTAGGCTCCATAAATCTTGGGCATTTTGTCACGCATGAAGGAAAATTTGAATTCGAAAGACTGGGAGACGTAGCTCGCACCGCGGTGCTATATCTTGATCGCGTAGTAGACATTAACTTTTACCCGACGAGCTCATCTGCCTATTCAAATAATAAATGGAGGCCTGTAGGGCTTGGAGTTATGGGGCTACAGGATGTGCTTTTCAAAATGCGAATTCCATTCGATAGTCAGTCTGCACGATCACTCGCAGGACAAATTCAAGAGGAAATTTATTTCTCTGCCCTATCTACCTCTTGTGATCTTGCTGAAAAGTATGGCCCGCACGAGACCTTCAAGGATTCGAGAGCTTCAAACGGTGATTTGCAATTTGATTTTTGGGGGGTAGAGCCTACTAAAAAAGAATGGCCTACTTTAAAAGAAAAGATCAAGCAATTCGGACTGAGGAACTCGCTACTCATTGCGATTGCACCTACAGCAACCATAGCATCAATTTCTGGTGCATACGAATGTATAGAACCACAGGTATCTAATCTGTTCAAGCGTGAAACTCTTTCAGGAGAATTCCTGCAAGTCAATAACTACCTAGTTGCTGACCTTAAAAAACATGGGCTCTGGAATGAAGAAATTCGAAATAAAATTAAAGTTGGTGACGGCTCAATTCAGCATATAGGCGAAATTCCTGAAGACATTCGACAGCTATACCAAACAGCGTGGGAATTGCCCCAGAAGGCTTTGATTGATATGGCTGCAGCTCGTGGTCCTTACATAGACCAAAGCCAATCTCTAAACTTATTTATGGCATCGCCAACTATAGGGAAATTATCTTCTATGTACTCCTATGCATGGAAATCAGGTTTAAAAACAACTTATTACTTGCGCTCTCGACCAGCCACACGCATATTACAAACTACGACTACTACGGCTGCTTCGACTCCCGCTAAGGAATACACTGACGCAGAGGCTTTAGCCTGCTCATTAGAGAACCCTGAATCGTGTGATGCCTGCCAGTAA
- a CDS encoding ribonucleotide-diphosphate reductase subunit beta has product MILEPGLNLTLRPMRYPDFYEMYKNGIRNTWTVDEVEFSDDIKDLNGKLTDPERHLIRRLVAFFATGDSIVANNLVLNLYKHINSPEARLYLSRQLFEEAVHVQFYLTLLDTYIPDIDERHEMFRAIDTIPSIKKKADFGFKWIDSVYKLDSLDNMGEKRQFLLNLICFATCIEGLFFYAAFAYVYFMRSKGLLNGLASGTNWVFRDESAHMGFALEVVRQVRDEYPDLFDQDMKDQVLQMIQEAVDCETQFAEDLLHDGVAGLTVQEVRQYLEYVADQRLTNLDLPIHYGTRNPLTFMELQDVQELSNFFERRVSAYQVAVTGQVSLDEDF; this is encoded by the coding sequence ATGATCCTAGAACCTGGTCTTAATCTTACTTTACGTCCAATGCGCTACCCCGATTTCTACGAAATGTATAAGAATGGTATCCGTAATACTTGGACAGTTGATGAAGTTGAATTTTCCGACGATATCAAAGATCTAAACGGGAAGCTTACGGACCCTGAACGGCATTTAATTAGGAGGCTCGTTGCTTTCTTTGCCACTGGGGATTCGATAGTAGCCAATAATTTAGTCTTGAATCTATACAAGCACATCAATTCACCAGAAGCGCGCCTGTATTTATCAAGGCAATTATTTGAAGAGGCTGTACATGTCCAGTTCTACCTTACATTGCTTGATACATATATTCCTGACATAGATGAACGCCACGAAATGTTCCGAGCTATCGATACAATCCCTTCCATCAAAAAAAAGGCTGATTTTGGATTTAAATGGATTGATTCTGTCTATAAATTAGACTCTTTAGACAATATGGGCGAAAAGCGTCAATTCTTACTTAATTTAATCTGCTTCGCGACCTGTATTGAAGGGTTATTTTTCTACGCAGCCTTCGCCTATGTTTATTTCATGCGATCAAAAGGCCTATTAAACGGACTCGCATCCGGTACAAACTGGGTTTTCCGAGATGAATCTGCTCATATGGGCTTTGCTCTAGAAGTTGTGCGGCAAGTTCGTGATGAATATCCTGATCTTTTTGATCAGGATATGAAGGATCAAGTACTGCAAATGATTCAAGAAGCCGTCGATTGTGAAACACAATTTGCTGAGGATTTGTTGCACGATGGAGTTGCGGGATTGACTGTACAAGAGGTTCGTCAGTACTTAGAGTACGTTGCAGATCAACGCCTAACGAACCTAGATTTACCCATCCATTATGGTACGCGTAATCCACTGACTTTCATGGAATTACAAGATGTCCAAGAATTATCTAATTTCTTTGAGAGAAGGGTCTCTGCATATCAGGTTGCCGTAACAGGGCAGGTCTCTCTAGACGAAGATTTCTAA